The uncultured Carboxylicivirga sp. genomic interval TATTAATAGATAAGCTTATTTTGTACTACTTTGTTTGATATTAAAATATAAAAATGAGAATAGCAGCACTTATTATTGTTTGGTTAATGATGAGTTTTAATTCGATGGCGGGTATTGATCCGGCATTGATTCTGAATGTTTCGAAATATCCAAAATCGTTTAAACATACCGATGATTTGGCCAAACGAATCAATAAAGATTATAAGAGCGATAAGGATAAGGCTGCGGCAATTTATACCTGGATAGCCCTTAATGTTGAGTATGATGTTAAAACCTTTTACTCCAATAAAAACACTTCAGTTGAGTATTCATATCAAACACTGGAAGAAAAAGAAGCCATTGAAAAAGAAATATTCAATAAGATTGTAGAATCCACACTGCGAAAGAAAGAAGCAGTTTGCGAAGGATATGCATCGCTATACAAAGCATTATGCGATCAATGCAGATTAGAATGTGTTATTGTAAGTGGATCGTCAAAAAATTCCTATCGTCAGATAGGTAAAGAGCCCAAAATAAGTGATCATGCCTGGAATGCAGTAATGATTAACGGACAATGGTATTTATTGGATGCAACATGGGGAGCTGGTTCAGTAGATCCTTCAACCCGAAAGTTTATCAAAGAATTTACCGACGGGTATTTTATGTTGCCTGCTGATCGTTTTTTTACGCAGCATTTTCCTCAAGACGAAAAATGGAGTTTTGTAGATAAGAGTGCCAAAGATTTTGCTGAGCTTCCTTTTTATCATCATACATATCTCTTTTCGGATGACGTATTACTAACACCTGAAAAAGGAATTATTAAAAAAGTGAAGAGGGGTGAGATACCATTTAAACTCAAAACAAGCCGAGAGATTAATCAATTGTATTTTGCTTTTGAAAGAGATAAAAAATCAAGCTTGATTAGTTATACTCAGCAAGGTGATGAAGTAACCTTTTCGGTGCAGGTGGGAAATCGCAGGTCGGGGTATTTTACGGTATATGCTGATGGTAAGCCTATGTTTAGTTTTAAACTCAATACCAAATAAAATACCCTGCTTTTTGAGCAGGGCACTTACTCAATCATCCCTCAGCGTCACTTATGCTTCAGCCATTACTGTTCGGGCGATTCTAATTACAGTAGGGTGCACAAGCCGCTGAAAATCCTTGTATGTCATTTGTATCAACTCGGCATGATTACAGGCATTAAAAGCAATGTTGGTATCTTCGGTTAGTTTTTCCGCAACAAATACTTCAACGTTGTACAAATTGCCAAAAGGAGGTTGGGCACCTACTTCACAATCATTAAAAACATCTT includes:
- a CDS encoding transglutaminase domain-containing protein; this encodes MRIAALIIVWLMMSFNSMAGIDPALILNVSKYPKSFKHTDDLAKRINKDYKSDKDKAAAIYTWIALNVEYDVKTFYSNKNTSVEYSYQTLEEKEAIEKEIFNKIVESTLRKKEAVCEGYASLYKALCDQCRLECVIVSGSSKNSYRQIGKEPKISDHAWNAVMINGQWYLLDATWGAGSVDPSTRKFIKEFTDGYFMLPADRFFTQHFPQDEKWSFVDKSAKDFAELPFYHHTYLFSDDVLLTPEKGIIKKVKRGEIPFKLKTSREINQLYFAFERDKKSSLISYTQQGDEVTFSVQVGNRRSGYFTVYADGKPMFSFKLNTK